TCAGTTCTGggaaattttattgcatttttttctttgataattgCCTCTCGTCCATTTTCTCTGTTCTGTCTTTCTGAAAAAATCTTATAATTTGGAtgtttgacctcctgggctgacactctaattttcttatatttcttcttctgtCTTCCAACTCTgtcgttttatttttcttctggggAGATTTCCTCAGCTTCTAAAGTCTTCAAATCCTTCTAGTgaattttgaggtttttttttttcaaagagatcttttttttctctacaaccaTTTTTAAGATGGcatctcttactttttttttttttttgtgggtgcTATACTTTCTCTTATATTGCTGAGGACATTTGAAGTTGGTTTTGCTGTTTGCATTGTCTCAGTTCTCTCTGGCTTTGCTTCATAGGGATATTTGTTTTGGTCTCTATATTTCAAGCTAGagatttttctcaaatatctGGTAATCCCAGAATGTCCTTTGCATTTGAGTGAGGCACTAATATGATGCCTGGAAGCTCTGTGAGCAGGGGTAGGGCCTGTCAACTGGTGGACTTAGCTTTAGGGTAATTTAGCAGAGACGTGGCAGTTTAGATTGGGAAGATCCTCAAAATGTCAGTATCTAGTGTTGGCTAATTTCTTTCCACAAGAAGAATTCTCCAGATCCTGTCTAGAGCATACTAGCATAGCTGCTGAAGTGCTGGAAGCTGAGCAAGGGAATAGGTAATGTGGGTTTTACATTTCAGGGTGTAAGCATTTCCTTAATTGCATAGTTTCAGTAAAACCTTTTGAGAGGTGACAgggtgctggcagccctcgctcagTCTCGGAGCCTCCTCGGCCTCGCCACCCATTCTGGCTGCGCTTGAGGGGCCCTTCAGCCccccgctgcactgtgggagaccctctctgggctggccgaggccggagccagCTCTCTCAGCTttcagggaggtgtggagggagaggcacgggcgggAACCCGGGCTGCCTGCAGCACTTGCGGGCCAGCActagttccaggtgggcgtggccTCGGGGGGCCCCACACTCTGAGCCTCGGGCTGGCGTGGCCAGCACagctggccccaggcagtgaggaacttagcacccgggccagcagctgcggagggtgcgccaggttccccagcagtgccagcGGGTGCTGCGCTCCAATTCTCGCCGGacctcagctgcctccctgagGGGCacggcttgggacctgcagcccgccatgcctgagcctcccccacgccgccatgggctcctgtgcagccagAACCTCCCAGACGAGCGCTGCCCCTTGCTTTGCGGCACCCGGTCCCAtagactgcccaagggctgaggagtacTGGCGCACGGCGTGGGACTGACGGGCAGCTCCATCTGCGGCCcaggtgcgggatccactaggtgaggccagctgggctcctgagtgtagtggggacttggagaacctttatgtctagctaagggattgtaaatacaccaatcagcactctgtgtctagctcaaggtttgcaaatgcaccaatcagcaccctgtgtctagctaatctggtggggactcagagaatctttatgtctagctaagggattgtaaatacaccaatcagcactctgtgtctagctcaaggtttgtaaacacaccagtaagcaccctgtgtctagctaatctggtggggacttggagaatctttatgtctagctaagggattgtaaatacaccaatcagcaccctgtgtctcgctcaaggtttgtaaacataccaatcagcaccctgtgtatagctcaaggtttgtaaatgcaccaatcagtgctctgtggggacttggagaacttttgtgtctagctcagggattgtaaacacaccaatcagcaccttgtcaaaacagaccaatcagctctctgtaaaaccaATCGGCGCTccgtaaaatggaccaatcagtaggatgtgggtgccaccagataagggaataaaagcaggctgccctgagccagcagtggcaatccGCTTGGGTACTCTTCTATAGtgtggaaactttgttctttcactctttgtgATAAAtattgctgctgctcactctttgagtCCACACTGCGTTtatgagttgtaacactcactgcgaaaatctgcagtttcactcctgaggccagtgagatcacgaacccaccagaagaaacgccgaacacatctgaacatcagaaggaacaaactcaggACACACCACTTGTAAGAACTGTGACACTCACGGCGAGTGTCCACGGCTTCATTGTTGAAgtcagaccaagaacccaccaattctggataCACTTTCACTCCTGCCTTCAGCAGTGCCTGGGATTACTGATCTAGAGTTTCTTTGGTTTCAGTATCTCCAGAGATAAAACCCTAAGCTGTTAAAAGGAAGAGAGGTGTATTCATCCAAGTCCCTGAGTGGAAGGAGTGATCTGGAGCTGAGAGACAGTTCCTAGCTACATTGTATTTCAACTATCCTTCCTGTATTTAGTCACATGCCACACCCAAATCTTTAGAGGAACCCAGTTGCAATTCCCGAATCTTTCCAGGATTCCACAGAATTAATAATCTACCAGTAGTTGACTTACTCTCACCCCCAATGGAGGCCTGTATGTTGAAGCTTTCTCTGTTGTGTTGGAGAGTTACCACTCATCTGCCTATTaccttcaaaaaaacaaaaatatctcctCTGCTGTTATCTCTCCATCGTTTGTCCTTGTGGAGGTATGTGTTTTgttatttctctactttttattCTTCTATGAAATCCGTAAGCCTCCATATAtacttattcttttattcattccaaTTGGGGTCTACCCCATCATGCAAATCTGTTTTCAATAAACTAAACTCACGTCCATATTGTCTCTGAATCCAATGGACATGGCCCAGGCCATATCTTACTTGATCTCTCTGCAAAAATCAATTCAGCTAACTGCCATATTTTTCTAGAGCCTCTCTATTCTCTTGACTTCCTTGATTCACTTTTTAGAGTTTTCTTTCTGCCTTAGTGGATGCTCCTTCTCAGTCTCATTCATTTGCGTCTCCTCCTCTATCTGAGTGATGCAGTGGCCAGAGCTTGGTCCAGCGCCCTATTCTCCAACATACTCTCCCAGACAAGTGATCTCAGTCAGCTTCATGGCTTTAAAtacaatgtatatttaaatgaCTTCCAGTTTCACGTCTTTTGATCTGATTTCTCCTCTAAGAACTAAGTGCAGGTTTCCAACTGCCAACAGTCTCCTGGATATCTAATGGGCACAAAAAGTTCAAAGTCTAATATTTCCAACTTCCACTTCATCCCTATTCATTCAGATAAATAGAACTAATTTCCAACTCTGCGTAAGCCCCAAAGCTAGAAGTTGTTCTTGACTTCTTTTCGTGTCATCCACCACATGCAGCCTTTCAACACTTCCTATTGGTTCtacttttctaatttcaaaacataGCTTGTATTCATCCACTGAAATGTATCTCCCCTGCTACCATCCTAGTTCAAGCAATAATTACTGCTCTTAATTTTTTCACTCTTGCCCTCCTACATGCCAGTTTTCACacagcatcttttaaaaacataaatcaattttgttttctactttctcttcccttcctgaaTGATTAAGCCCCAGATCATTAGGTGAGGCAGAGCAAAGCAGATATCAGGGTTGGACAGGAGGGGAGACAGCAGTGGCCCAGAGAAGGATATAAGAAACTgaactgggccgggtgcggtggctcacgcctgtaatcctagcactttgggaggctgaggtgggcagatcacctgaggtcaggagttcgagggcagcctggccaacatggcaaaactctgtttctactagaaatacaaaaattagctgggtgtggtagcgcatgtctgtatttccagctactcaggaggctgaggcaggagaatcccttgaacccgggaggtggaagttgcaatgagccgagatagcaccactgcactccagcctgggtgacagagcaagaaactaAATTGGATGAAGTGGACTTCTCCACAGAGTGGCAGCCTGGCATGTTTTGTCAGAATCTTGTGAGGGTGAGAGGGAGTATGGGGTGGAGGGAGTATGGgctgaaaatgaatgaatagaataCCAGTGATTTTGTGAGACAATGTTTTGTCTACAATATGTGTTATTGAAGTTCCAGAAAAAAAGGGAACCGAAAACATGTTTAAAGAAATAGTagctgaaaaaattaaatttgatgaaaactataaactcacAGATCCCAAGAACTCAACAAATAtcaagcaaaataaactttaaaaaatcataccaAAGTACAACGtaatcaaataactaaaaatcagTGATAAAAGGGAAATCCTAGAACGAGCTAGAAAAGACACATTGTATAGAGAGAAGCAAAGACAAGCATAACAGACTTCCTGTGAAAAACCATGACAACCAGAAGATAAAGAAGCAACATcattaaaatactgaaagaaaaaaatactttatcaaCCTAGAATTACACGGAGTAAGAATATTTTCaatatgaagatgaaatgaaggcTTTTCTAGACAAGCAAAAACTGGAAGACCTTGCCTCCtggaaattgactttttttttttttttttttttgatacggagtttcgctcttgttgccccaggctggagtgtaatggcacgatcttggctcactgcaacctctgcctcccggtgagaggtgacagcgtgctggcagtcctcagagccctcgcttgctctcagcacctcctctgcctgggctcccactttggcggcacttgaggagcccttcagcccaccgctgcactgtgggagtccctttctgggctggccgaggccagagccggctccctcagcttgcagggaggtgtggagggagaggtgcgagcgggaaccgggactgtgcgcggcgcttgcgggccagctgcaGTTCCAGGTaggcgtgggcttggcggccccGCACTCGAAGCAGCCAGCGGGCCCTGcaggccccgggcagtgaggggcttagcacccgggccagtggctgcggagggtgtactaggtcccccagcagtgccggcccactggCGCTGCACTGGATTTCtcactgggccttagctgccttcccatgcggcagggctggggacctgcagcccgccatgcctgagcctcccaccccctccatgggcttctgtgcggccggagcctccccgatgagcgccgccccctgctccagggcgcccagtcccaCCGACCGCCCACGGGCTGAGGACTGTGAGCGCATGGCgtaggactggcaggcagctccacctgcggccccggggcgggatccactgggtgaagccagctgggctcctgagtctggtgaggacgtggagagtctttatgtctagcttagggattgtaaatacaccaatcagcaccctgtgtgtAGCTCAGGATTTGTGAGtacaccaatggacactctgtatctagctgctctggtagggccttggagaacctttatgtctagctcagggattgtaaatacaccaatcggcactctgtatctagctcaaggtttgtaaacacaccaatcagcaccctgtgtctagctcagggtttgtgagtgcaccaatcaacactctgtatctagctgctctcgtggggccttggagaacctttatgtctagctcagggattgtaaatacaccaattggcactctgtatctagctcaaggtttgtaaacacaccaatcagcaccctgtgtttagctcaaagtttgtgagtgcaccaatcgacactctgtatctagctgctctggaggGGCCTTGGAGGACCTCTGTGTCCATattctgtatctaactaatctgatggggacgtggagaacctttgtatgtagctcagggattgtaaacgcaccaatcagcaccctgtcaaaacagaccactcggctctaccaatcagcaggatgtgggtggggccagataagagaataaaagcaggctgcccgagccagcagtggcaacctgcttgggtcgttttccacactgtggaaactttgttcttttgctctttgcaatagaTTTTGCTACTGCTCACTTTTTGGGTCTACACTGTTTTTATGatctgtaacactcaccgtaaaggtctgcagcttcacttctgaagccagCGAGCCCACGAGCCCACTGAGAGGAAGGAACAATTCCACACGCATGGCCTTAAGAGTTgctaacactcactgtgaaggtttgcagcttcactcATGAGCCAGCGAGagcacaaacccaccagaaggaagaaactccgaacacatctgaacatcagaaggagcaaactccagacatgccaccttaagagctgtaacactcactgtgagggtctgtggcttcattcttgaagtcagtgagaccaagaacccaccaattccggacacactgggttcaagcgattctcctgcctcagcctctcgagtagctgggattacaggcatgtaattagccacaccatgcctggctaattttgtatttttagtacagatgggggttCTCAATTTTGGttaggctggtatcgaactcctggtgatctgcctgcctctgcttcccaaaatgctgggattacaggcgtgaatcgaCAGGCAAgactgacatttttttttaaatgtaaaagttcttcaggaagaaaaaatttaGATCTatgcaaaaaagaatgaagtgtgctggaaatgataaatatatgggtaaaaataaaatttttttcatttaaatttaaaagataatatacttGAGTAATAATGAATTATGAGGCTTATATGTAGAcataaaatgtatgacaacagTGGTACAAGGgatagaaaaaggaaatggaagtgTACTGTGTTGAGACTCTCATGCCTTTACATGAAGAGGAATGAGCTCACTGGGAGGTAGACAGTGATAAAGGTGTATATCGTAAATCCTAGAGCAAAGGCACACAAATAAGAATGATATTTAATAAGCTAATGGTGGAAATAAAATGGGGTCAAAAATGACTCAGGTCATGGTGCAgcggtttatgcctgtaatcctagccctttgggaggctgaggcaggtggatcacttgagaccaggagttagagaccagcctgggcaacgtggtgaaaccctgtctctactaaaaatacaaaaattagctgggcgtggtggcgcatgcctgtggttccagctactcaggaggctgaggcaggagaatcacttgaacctgggaagtggaattggcagtgagctgagatcccatcactgcactccagcctgagtgacaggtcAAGacgctcaaaaaacaaaacaaaacaaaaaacaaaatactgggttaattaaaaaaaaaaaaaggcgaaaaatggaggaaaaggtAAGAAGATCAGacgagaaaaatagaaaacaaatatgaagACTATTAAATTCAGGGCCAGctacagtggttcacacttgtaattccagcactttttggggctgaggcaggaagattacttgagcccaggagttcgagacaagcccaggcaacatagggagaccccatctttacaagaaataaaaattaaaaagtaattagccaggcatcatgactcgtgcctgtgatcctagatagttcggaggctgaggcaggaggatttcttgagcttagaaagtcaaggctgcagtcagccgtgattgtgccactgcattatagcctgagtgacagagcaagactctgtctctaaaaaagaatcaGACCCAACGtatttataattacattaaatgtatatgGTCCAGACACcacaattaaaaggcagagattgacacattggttaaaaaagaaagccccaaataaataatattcaaccaagaaatacattttaactaACTATAACTACAAATAGGGTAAACAATAGGAtaaaaataagaggaagaaaGATACGGCCATACTGTATGTTAGCCATGCTAAcatcaatttagaaaaaaattgagtgACTATttcaaaatcagacaaaataggCTTAAGAAGAGGTATATTATTAGGGATAAAGAGAGACATTTCATAATTATAATCACAACACAATATTTACTAACCACAAAGGGAGAAAAACCAGCCTGGATACACCTTCTTAATCAAGTAATCCAAGAGAACATCATCAATGATGGGACACATTGATATTATCTGTCACCTGATAGTATGCAAAGAGAAGAATACAGCATCACTTCAGTGGTTTTCCTGGCAAAGATTAATAACATGAGCCTAATCATGATGAAACATTACAAAAACTCAGTTTAAggaaaattctataaaataattgACCTGTAATCTTCAAAGGTTAAAAGTTATGAAGATCAAAGGAAGACTGAAGAACTGCACCAGACTGAAGAAGACTAAAGAGACAGAACAACGAAAAACAACACACGATTCTGAATTGAACTGGTTTACTATTAAAGACATTATTAGAACAACTAACAAAACTTGAAAGGGATCTAAGGATCAGGTGGCAGCAATATATTCATGTGAATTTCTTGATCTTGATGGCTGTATTATGGTTGCGTATGAGAATATATAAAGTATTGAAGGATAATGAGACATCAGGTTACCAAGTAACTCCCAAATGATTCAGGGAAAAGGGTTCTTTGTGTTATACTTGTTACAAaagaatttgtgatttttttttcaaaataaaaacaaagagaaattaacCAGAGTATGTTATTCCAGTGGGTCTTCATTGTATTTGAGATGAAATTTAACCTTTCTACCATGGTATTTTGCTAAACTCTGAGTATACCCCTGTCAGCAAAAGAAATGTGGGCTTATGTTCTTGTAAAGAAGAGTTTAGAATATAAAGAATGTAAATACACCTTTGGGTTATGTGTTGTTAAAAAGGCAGGGGTCCTGCTTCAGAGATTATGGTTAGAAAAGGTCTCTCTACCGCCTCGTTTTCTCCTTCAGTAACTACATTCCAGCCACCCTGGTCTCCTATTTATTCATGAATCACATCGAGCTCATTAACAACTCAGGGTATTTGTACTTATGCTATCAATCTGTGATGTCCTTCTCCTGGCCTTTCAAAttgctgccttctttttttttttttttttttaagatggagttttgcccttgttggccaggctggagtgcagtggtgcaatcttggctcaccgcaacctccgccttccggttcaagtgattctcctgcctcagcctcctgaatagctgggattataggcatgcgccaccatgcctggctaattttgtatttttagtagagatggggtttctccatattggtcaggctggtcttgaactcccggcctcaggtgatccgcctgggattacaggcttgagccactgcgcccagcccaaatggCTGCCTTCTTATCCTTCAGATCTCAGTTCATATGTCAGTTCCTCAGAGAGACCTTTTCTGACTCCAGTATCTAAAGCAGCACCACTGCTTTCTTTAACAGCACTTAAGCcaatgtgtatttatattttatgttgtagCTCTCTTCTTTACTAAATTATAAGCCCATATCCCTTTTGCTGACAGGAGTATGCCCAGAGTTTAGTAAAATACCAGGTACATGTTAAGCCCTcaataactgaataaataaatgaataagaagtACTGAGTATATGTGAAAGTAACACTATACTAAACCTGCAAATTCATCTTTAATCCATTCCCACCACCTTATTTGTTCTCCACCTCAGGCTCTGAGAATACCACAGCCTTCACAAAAGGCTCCGACACCACCACAGCCTCCATCACAGGCTCTGAGACCACCATGGCCTCCACCATGGCCTCTACTACGGCCTTAACTACAGGCTCTAAGATCACCACAGACTCTACCACAGGCTCTgagacaacctcagcctccaccaTGGCTTCTACTGCAGCCTTCACCACAGGCTCTGAGACCAACACGGCCTCCACCACAGACTCAGGGACTACTATAGCCTCCACTAGGACCTTCACCACAGGCTCTGACACAACCACAGGCTCCACTGCAGGCTCTGAAACTATCGTGGCCTCCACCACAGTCTCTGGGACCACAACAACCTTTACTATAGCCTCCACTACAGTCCCTGAGACTACCATGGCCTCCAGCACAACCTCCACTGCAGGCTCTGAGAAAACGATGGCCTCCTCCATAATTTCTGAGACCACCATGGCCTCCACCACAGGCTCTGAGACTGCCACAGTCTCTACCACAGGCTCTGagaccaccaccacctccactgcAAGCTCTGAGGCCACTAAAGTCTCTACCACAGGCTCTGAAACCACCACAGCATCTACTGCAGGTTCTGAGACCACCACTACCTCCACCTCCATGGCAGGCTCTGAGGCCACCACAACCTCAACTGCAGACTCCAAGGTGATCACGGCATCCAGCATGAGCTCTGAGACCACTGTGGCCCCCGCTGCAGGCTCTAACACCACCACAGCCTCTACCACAGGCTCTGAGACCACTACAATCCTGATTAAAGCCTCTGAGACCACCACAGCCTCTACAGCAGGTTCTGAgaccaccaccccctcccccacaggCTCTCAGACCACCATAGTCTCTATTTCAGGTTCTGAGATCACCACCACCTCTACGGCAGGATCCGAGAACACCACAGTCTCTAGTGCAGGCTCTGGGACCACCACAGCTTCTATGGCAGGCTCTGAGAGCACCATCTCCACTGCAGGCTCTGAGACCACTACAGTCTCTATCACAGGCACTGAGACCACCATGGTCTCTGCCATGGGCTCAGAGACCACCACAAACTCTACTACAAGCTCTGAGACCACCGTCACCTCTACTGCAGGCTCTGAGACCACCACAGTCTCCACCGTGGGCTCTGAGACCACCACAGCCTATACTGCAGATTCTGAgaccactgcagcctctaccacAGGCTCTGAGATGACCACAGTCTTCACTGCAGGCTCGGAAACCATCACACCCTCTACTGCAGGCTCAGAGACCACCACAGTCTCTACTGCAGGCTCTGAGACCACTACAGTCTCCACCACAGGCTCTGAGACCACAACAGCCTCTACTGCACATTCTGAGAcgactgcagcctccaccatgGGCTCTGAGACCACCAAAGTCTCAACTGCAGGCTCTGAGACCACAGTCTCCACTGCAGGCTCTGAgaccactgcagcctctactgaAGATTCTGAAACCAACACAGCATTTACTGAAGATTCTAAGACTACCACAGCCTCTACTACAGGGTTTGAGACAACCGCAGCCTCTACTACAGGCTCTGAGCCTACCATGGCATCCACCATGGGCTCTGAGACCACTATGGCCTCTACCATAGGCCCTGAGACCACCAAGGTCTCCACTGCAAGCTCTGAGGTGACCACAGTCTTTGCTGCAGGCTCTGAGACAATCAGAGCCTCTACCGTAGGCTCTGAGACCACCACAGTCTCTACCACAGGCTCTGAGACCACCACAGCCTCCATCATGGGCTCTGAGACCAGCACAGATTCTACCACAGGCTCTGAGACCACCACAGCCTCTACTGAAGGCTCTGAGACCACCACAGCTTCCACTGAAGGCTCTGAGGCCACTACAGTCTCCACCACAGGCTCTGAGACCACTACAGTTTCTATCACAGACTCAGAGACCACCACCACCTGTACTGAAGGCTCTGAGATGACTGCAGTCTCCACCACAGTCTTTGAGACCACTACAGCCTCTACTGAAGGCTCTGAGATCACAATAGCCTCTACTTCAGACTCTGAGACCACCACAGCTTCTACTGAAGGTTCTGAGACCACTACAGTCACTACCGCAGGCTCTGAGACCAAAACAGCCTATACTACAGGCTCTGAGACCACCACAGCCTCTAATACAGGCTTGGAGACCACCACAGTCTTTACCATAGGCTCTGACACCACCACAGCCTCTACTGAAGGCTCTGAGACcactgcagtctctgccacaGGCTCTGAGATGACCACAGTCTCTACTGAAGGCTCTGAGAACACTACAGTCTCCACCACAGGCTCTGAGACCACTACAGTTTCCACCACAGGCTTGGAGACCACCACCACTTCCACTGAAGGCTCTGAGATGACTACAGTCTCCACCACAGGTGCTGAGACCACCACAGACTCTACTGAAGGCTCTGGgaccactgcagcctccactgcagGCTCTGAGACCACCACAGTCTCTACTGCAGATTCTGAGAACACCACAGCATCTACTGCAGattctgagaccacctcagcctctactACAGGCTCTGAGACCACCACAGCCTCTACTACAAGCTCTGAGACCACCACAGCCTCTACTGAAGGCTCTGAGACCACTACAGTCTCCACCACAGACTCTGAGACCACCATGGTCTCTACCACAGGCTCTGAGAGGACCATCACCTCTACTGAAGGCTCTGAGACCACTACAGTATCTGCCACAGGCTCTGAGACCACAGTCTCTACTGAAGGCTCTGGGACCACTACAGTCTCCATCACAGGCTCTGAGACCACTAAAGTTTCTACCACAGGTTCAGAGACCACCACCACTTCTACTGAAGGCTCTGAGATTACTACAGCCTCCATCACAGGCTCTGAGACCACCACAGCCTCTACTGAAGGCTCCGAGACCACCACAGCCTCTACTGAAGGCTccgagaccacctcagcctctactACAGGCTCTGAGACCACCACAGCCTCTACTACAAGCTCTGAGACCACCATGGCATCCATCATGGGCTCTGAGACCACTATGGCCTCTACCATAGGCTCTGAGACCACCAAGGTCTCCACTGCAAGCTCTAAAATGACCACAGTCTTCACTGAAAACTCTGAGACCACCATAGCCTCTACCACAGCCTCTGAGACCACCACAGTCTCCACTGCAGGCTCTGAGACCATCCCAGCCTCTACAGCAGGCTCTgagaccaccaccaccacctctactGAAGGCTCTGAGACCACTACAGCCTCTACTGAAGGCTCTGAGACCACCACAGCCTCTACTGAAAGCTCTGAGACCACTACAGCCACTACCATAGGCTCTGAGACCACCACAGCCTCTACTGAAGGCTCTGAGACTACCACCACCTCTACTGAAGGCTCTGAGACCACCACAGCCTCTACTGAAGGCTCTGAGATCACTACAGTTTCTACCACAGGCTCTGAGACCACCACAGCCTCTACTGAAGGCTCTGAGACCACCACAGCCTCTACTGAAGGCTCTGAGCTCACTACAGTTTCTACCACAGGCTCTGAGACCATCACAGTCTCTGCTGAAGGCTCTGAGACCACTACAGTCACTACTATGGGCTCTGAGACCACCACGGCCTCTACTGCAGGCTCAGAGACCACCACAGTCTCTACTGCAGGCTCTGAGACCACCACAGCCTCTATTGAAGGCTCTGAGACCACTACAGTCTCCTCCACAGGCTCTGAGACCACCACAGTCTCTACCACAGGCACTGAGACTACCATCACCTCTACTGAAGGTTCAGAGACCACTACAGTCACTACTGCAGGTTCTGAGACCACAGCAGTCTATACCAC
This Homo sapiens chromosome 6 genomic scaffold, GRCh38.p14 alternate locus group ALT_REF_LOCI_7 HSCHR6_MHC_SSTO_CTG1 DNA region includes the following protein-coding sequences:
- the MUC22 gene encoding mucin-22 isoform 1 precursor (isoform 1 precursor is encoded by transcript variant 1; The RefSeq protein has 5 substitutions compared to this genomic sequence); translated protein: MLEMRRGNISPAFWFLWLLLFGLLGPSSENTTAFTKGSDTTTASITGSETTMASTMASTSALTTGSKITTDSTTGSETTSASTMASTAAFTTGSETNTASTTDSGTTIASTRTFTTGSDTTTGSTAGSETIVASTTVSGTTTTFTIASTTVPETTMASSTTSTAGSEKTMASSIISETTMASTTGSETATVSTTGSETTTTSTASSEATKVSTTGSETTTASTAGSETTTTSTSMAGSEATTTSTADSKVITASSMSSETTVAPAAGSNTTTASTTGSETTTILIKASETTTASTAGSETTTPSPTGSQTTIVSISGSEITTTSTAGSENTTVSSAGSGTTTASMAGSETTVSTAGSETTTVSITGTETTMVSAMGSETTTNSTTSSETTVTSTAGSETTTVSTVGSETTTAYTADSETTAASTTGSEMTTVFTAGSETITPSTAGSETTTVSTAGSETTTVSTTGSETTTASTAHSETTAASTMGSETTKVSTAGSETTVSTAGSETTAASTEDSETNTAFTEDSKTTTASTTGFETTAASTTGSEPTMASTMGSETTMASTIGPETTKVSTASSEVTTVFAAGSETIRASTVGSETTTVSTTGSETTTASIMGSETSTDSTTGSETTTASTEGSETTTASTEGSEATTVSTTGSETTTVSITDSETTTTCTEGSEMTAVSTTVFETTTASTEGSEITIASTSDSETTTASTEGSETTTVTTAGSETKTAYTTGSETTTASNTGLETTTVFTIGSDTTTASTEGSETTAVSATGSEMTTVSTEGSENTTVSTTGSETTTVSTTGLETTTTSTEGSEMTTVSTTGAETTTDSTEGSGTTAASTAGSETTTVSTADSENTTASTADSETTSASTTGSETTTASTTSSETTTASTEGSETTTVSTTDSETTMVSTTGSERTITSTEGSETTTVSATGSETTVSTEGSGTTTVSITGSETTKVSTTGSETTTTSTEGSEITTASITGSETTTASTEGSETTTASTEGSETTSASTTGSETTTASTTSSETTMASIMGSETTMASTIGSETTKVSTASSKMTTVFTENSETTIASTTASETTTVSTAGSETIPASTAGSETTTTTSTEGSETTTASTEGSETTTASTESSETTTATTIGSETTTASTEGSETTTTSTEGSETTTASTEGSEITTVSTTGSETTTASTEGSETTTASTEGSELTTVSTTGSETITVSAEGSETTTVTTMGSETTTASTAGSETTTVSTAGSETTTASIEGSETTTVSSTGSETTTVSTTGTETTITSTEGSETTTVTTAGSETTAVYTTGSETTTTSTEGSETTTVSTTGSETTTASTADLETTTVSTSGSGTTTASTAGSETTTVYITGSKTTTASTEGSEATTVSTTSSETTTASTTGSEMTTVFTTVSETTTVSTIGSEATTSSAAGSEATTTSTEGSETTTASTAGSETTTASTAGSETTTASTSGSETNTACTTGSETSTPSSAGSETNTAFIIGSESTIASTASLEPTATSLTGSETTTVSITASGATAASTTVSSTTFVLTKATDVSIQPITNTPMSGTRTTGTRLTASSSVTMAPGMDFTASAASHTVPGIVLNTSGLGTSTMGASSTTSAHGVRTTTGSTREPTSSTFQETGPVSMGTNTVSMSHTPTNVIKPSGYLQPWAIILISLAAVVAAVGLSVGLSFCLRNLFFPLRYCGIYYPHGHSHSLGLDLNLGLGSGTFHSLGNALVHGGELEMGHGGTHGFGYGVGHGLSHIHGDGYGVNHGGHYGHGGGH